AAACTTTGAAGGATTAAATCTACTCCATTTACATTTAGACTACCATAAATCATGAGCAGAGAAGCAAAAGGTAATTCAAAGGTGCAAAGAAAGCTACTTGAGGATACACAGGGGTGCATGCAGCTGCAGCTGCCAAGGACGGCTTAGAACTTTCCCAAAACATCAGACTGAACACCTTAATGCAACTCCTGCTACGCATGATGTAATAGGGATAACATGTCTTAATATGAGTGGTAAGATATGCTGAACCTGATGAGATGTTTGGTGTATTTGATGTATGCAATGAGCTTATctcttgtattttaaataatgtgtgccccttattattattatataacttAGTCATGCCCTAGTTATATCTATAGAGAATATGCATGAACTCAAGgtgatttgtcattttaatgaaTACTTGACATTCCAAATGAGTGACACAAACAGTGAAAATCACATTCAAGTCTGTTCTTAAAATACTGGACTGATGCTCATGATATATGAATTggattttaaaggctttatatgcaatttttcacatttcaatataatagaaatatcctctgaaaataactgtgagtaatgactgtctacaatgggtgtaacacccgagtcccactgtctgtgatgctttcagagttttttttctgtttgttgacatagCCGGCCCGGCCGgcctgactcctcccctcgtgattaaaagttgtttaattgagagactagagaaaagaagaataacatactgtactcactgcttaactgtgtttctagatcacgcttatttcgggtaaatttacatgcagtgtgaagatacgagcataataaagatcgctagcattagcatgctaacccacaatgcaccgcgagttgttttggtttcatgctggtgctcaagggcgacatggatcaaaaaatcacatataaaacctttaaatgttctacatccggaataaatcatttaaattcatgTGTTCTCTACACAGCATCCTGAGTCTTCAGGACCCTTCAAGTTGAGCTGTCAGCTCATCTTCTGTCCTTTGCTGTCCATTTTCAGGGgaagctgctgtttgttcttttccaGTAATAACCACTGTCTGAATATCAGGAGGCAGTTGTTCTGCCTCTGAGGTAGAGGCTTTAGTCTCTGAATCTGGAGCTAAAATGGTTTGTGAGGCGGCAGCTTCAAGGACAGATGAGGTGGAAACAGTGTGGATCTCTTTGCTGTGAGAAACAGGAACCATGAGCGACGGCACTGACATAGAGGTGGAGGACGCTTCAGAGCACAGGGGGATAGAGTGAGACATGGACACGGGTATGGAGAAGGGCACAGGGATGGCTGTTCCATCTAAGGTTATAACGCTGGCTCCTGTGCTGTCCGTGGACATGATGGGCTGGATCTGGGTCCCAGGTGGCATCTCAGTGTGGATGACAGTGATCCCACCAAGGGCACCATGGCTGACCAGAGCGATGGCCCCACGAGTGCTCCAGTCTGAAGGAAGAGTGACAGGCTCAGTCTGCACCAGAATGGAGTCAGCGTCGGTTTTAACAGGACCCGCAGCAATTCTATCAGCCACATCAGAAGTAGCAGTACCATCGTTTTTTCGACCATTGCCCTTCTTCTCCCCTGAGCCTGATCTGTCTATCTTTTCCTTCGTGGGTGTTTTGGGTTTCTTTTCCTCCACATTTCCCTCCAGCACCACAAGGTAGTTTTTCCAGGGAGCATCTGCGTCATGAATCTGAGGGATAGAAGAGCTCAGTTTATTTTCACAGCCGCCTGAAGGATCAAACTACTACTGTACGTAATGACAAAATATCAGATGAGGAACTTAAATCGTGAATCCTTGTATAGAGCCTTGTGCCCGAAAATATGTTTTCCTTTTAGGAGTTATTATGGTccaaacagaacacacatttaaatcaacaacaccatatccatgcagttaaaaaatacactttctgatAGCTTCACAAAGTAATGCTCACCATAGTGTGCCTGCGTAGGGTAGACTTGTCTGTAAAGGTGCGTTTACAAAGACCACACATGTAGGgcttctctcctgtgtgaatacGTTGATGCCTCTGCAGGGCGTTCAGCTGGGTGAACTGCTTATCACATTCTTTACAGCTGTATGGGCGCTCACCTGACAGACAGCAGACACATACaagtcatattttaaacagACTTTATAAAGCTGTAAAGAACAACCAACAGTATTGTCTCCTCTTTAAAAGTGGATTGAACTATTTCGGTGATTTCTAacgttacctgtgtgtatttttaaatgctgGTGGAGAGAATTCCTCTGAGCGAAGCCTCGTCCGCACTTCTCACACTTGTAAGGTTTGGACCCCGTGTGGATGTTTGAATGGTGTCTCAGGTATTCTTTGGATGCGAAGCTCTTCCCACAGGCCTCACACATGAATGGTTTCTCTCCTAACAtcagaaggaaaagaaaaagaacaaacctTTTTCACTGATTGTCTGgttattgtttgtatttaccagacatgtttttttttaatggttgcATGTTTCAAGGtcaattgaaaagaaaaacattaaacacagcATACATTGATGTTAAAATCTCTTAACTAAAAATGAAAATCCAAAACTCTGCATCactttttacctgtgtgtgatCTCTTATGATAGGCCAACATGTGCTTCTGAGTGAACCTTGAATCACACTCGTCGCATGCAAATGGCTTTTCCCCTGTATGAGTCCTGAAAATTAAGCCCAGGTTTTAATATGGTTAAAGTCGCAGTATGAGTAAGATGACTGAGAATGATTGGGCCACCCATCATGAGAGTGCTTTTATACCTGCGGTGCATCTTAAGGGCAGAGTTCTGGGTAAACCTGGCCCCACAGTCAGTGCACTGAAAAGGCtttgctcctgtgtgtgtcctctcgTGCAACAGCAGGGCTGTTTTTGAGCTGAGCGCCTTCCCACAGTCGGGGCAGACATGTCGAGAGTTGTTGCGTTCATGTACCTGAGAAGCAGCAGGTGGgtaagacatttgtttttattaggcTTGTCAATATATTTCTCAGTAGGTTTTATTTTCATAGACATTATAAAGCATGTGGCGTTAACATTTAGTTAGCATGTGTGGATTATTCTCACCTGGCGTTGATGGCGGACAACATCCTTCTTACGTTTAAAAGTCTTTGAGCAGGATTCACAAGCGAAGAGCCTCTCAGTACTGTGAACGTGCTTCTCGTGGATCTTCAGGTTGCTGCGGTTAGCAAAGGTCTGCTGACAGGTCTCACATCGATAGATGACATCAGCTTGAACTCCATGATAAGTGCTGGACAAGAGATCAGACACAGGTTACAGACAGTTTATGGTCATCTGATATAGAAACAGCTTAACCAGCAGTAAAGATGTAGTCCAGTTTACATTGTAGAAGTGTGACAGCTCAGTGTCATTGCTGCTAAGAGGACAGGTTAACATACGCTCACATTCACTATAGTTATTaccacacaaccacaaatgTCAGAACCTACTGCTCAATTGATCAACAaatgttttgtatattttagAAGTTGGTGTCTAACATAACTATTCAGAGGCAGGTTGTGTTGCGACACTGCCAACAATCACTGTAAGAAGGGGGGAGTGGTTAAGAGTTAGGAAAACCATTTTGACTTCATCTTGATTtctttgtgtgatttttcaAATTGAATGATTCATGACAGCAGGCACACAACAGCCAGAGTAGTTGTTACATGTTCAAAACTGTTCAAGCCTTTGTATGACGTACTGTAGTgttacacacatgtacaaaaaaaaaaggtaatgttTTAGTGTTAGTacacgtgccccatgtacggaagCCATAATCCTCTAAGTGAGCgacctgggttcaaatccgacctgtggctctttttctGCAGCGCCcaccccactccctctctctctctcctcaatttctgactctatccactgtctcaaataaaaggcataaaaatcctaaaaataaaccttaaaataaatgtgatgtaCATGATCAGCTGGTGTTCACAGCGGTCGTGGTATTAGTAGTGACTCAAGACATTTTACATATTCAGTTTAATTGTTGGTAAAATGATTAAAGCGTTCGTTCTTGTCTTAAAGCACATCTGTTAGAAGAATGGCAGCTCATGGAGCTCTATGGTCAGACCAAAGGCCAGGGCCACTGAACGGCGAGTGCATTGCAGTACCTTTTGCCTTATTGAATGTAGCCTTATGAAATACTGGTTGCTTTGTCATACTCTGAATtgctggattttgttttttatactcAAGGGAAATAGTGTATTTATCAATAAAAATAGCCCAGCAGCAATATTCTGTCCTACCTGATGTGCTTTAAGTAGCTTCTTTCGTAGTGGAAAGTCCGCTGACATTTGTCACACTGGAACTGGGCCTTGGATGTTCTTTTGAATGGCTTCTTAAGCTTccccacctccttctcctcttcatctcccgTATTTAACATGTCGTCTTCAGGTTCACTAAACTGCTCATCCTCCTCACATTCCCAGTCATCGTCGTCAACAGCTGGCATTCCCATCCATGCCTCTTCATCTCCTTTCTCTGGATGAGTCTCTGGCGGAGCCTCGGCGTTAGTCCAGTCTACATCCTCCTCTGTGCCTTCTTTGCTaagctgtttgttgttggaaCGCTCTCTTTTAGCAGTTAAACTCCTCTGAAGGACTCTGCGTCCAGCCAACCTCACTTTAAGCCGttttgcttgtgttgtgttatcctttgctgttttctttgtctttagctttttcGAAACAACTTCTTTCTCAGAACTTCGTGCAGGGAGCTTTCTCTTTAGAGTCAAGCTTTTAGGCAGGTTCTTCGTTTTGGTTGTATTTTCTGTTGCCGCATCATAAATGTCATCTTTATCAACAAccttacattttttctttgcagGTTTGTTCATTGCTTTAGCATTAATGGCCTCAGCACAAACCTCCAACAGGTCATCACAGTCTAAAAATTGTGCAGCTTCTTGAACATCCACAATCTTGTCTCGGGCAACCTTAACTCCTCCAGTGTACACAAACTCcagaaagttggagaaatgtttgGAATGCATGTTTGACAGAAGTAATTTGTCTCTGGTATCATCCTGAGAGAGAAGGATCTTCTTGAAGTAGCCACTGGAAGCTGCAAGCATCACCTTGTGTGCCTGGAACTCCGCCGTGTCTCCCTGGTAGTCCACCTGCactgtgacgtcactcaggtgCCCCTGCAGCATGAGCTGGTGCAGAGAGGACAGAATGTTTTCATGGTGGGACTTCGAGGTCAGCTGCATTAGTTTGACCCCCATGGTTCACTGATTCTGCTGAGACAAAGTGGTTGGAAAGGAGGATTGAAATGCTGATTTTGTTGAGtttgtgggagaaaaaaaacgtgcTTTCTCAGAGGTATGACAACAGTAACATAAAATTGATAAGCACAAGTTTTTAGCTGGGGGGTactttttatatatacatatatatatatatatatatatatatatctggaCGATGAATGTCAGCTAAATGCAATATCTTCCAGATTGTAAAAATAGGCGGAATATATTTATCTTACTGCTTTTAGAAGTCGACAATAAATACTAAATCACTCTTACAAATTTGGTGTCTAAAAGATCTCATTAGACTTACTTTATGGTAATCTTTTCTCTTGATAATGTCCCCTGCAGAGAACAGCTACAGCTAACAGTAGCATTACAGACGCGATGGTAAATAGGCTAGTCTACCTGACTTTAGCTACCAACACAAAGCAAGTTAGTTAGAAACACAGCAACACGTTCAGACCATAACGCCGTGAACACAGTGTATGAGTGAACGTCCTGCAGCCGCTGAACTACAAGACAACATGAAGTAAGTTTTCTTACCGTAAGCTCGGTAAAATGGCAGCCCTTCACAAATGCTCTTCACATCGAAAAGGTATTTCCTGTAGAAATCGCTCCCGAAAACGGCTTCTCCCACATCCGGTGCCTAGCTGGCTGATTCTGGATCCGTTCTTCGTTTTAATGTTGGGGTTGAAAACCATAGCGACCGGCTACATCTACTGATCCTGGATCACTTTAGCAGGTTTACAGGAACACAACGAAAAATAAGCGCAGCTGACAATTCATGAGAGCAACCCATCCGGGTATtttgcccaaacgatgccgGCCCCGCCCCTTCCCCCCCCAGGTTAATATTTTACAGTAATACCTGAAAagataagattttattttttgctttttcactgtattttgattttaatcaGCAGTCTTTTAAAAGCCTAATGTTTCGCTCGTATAGGCTTAACATCATGGACTTTTCTAATGAAGTAAAACCACTGTGTCAAATACTGTAGGCCTACGTTGTAAAATTAAGTGTTTAGTTAAAAAGCAACCattatattaaattattttaatgtgaTATAATATGTCGCAAAACTGAACTAAATGTTAAAGTGCATTCCTGCATCATGTCCACACGGTGGCGCCACCTCATAGGATGTCATAACAGGATACTTACAGTGCCGGatttaaagcagtttttccGAAATCTGTAGCaactgaacccccccccccccccccccccccagcatgATCCAGTTCTACATAGAATACGTTCAGATATTTTGATAGGTCAGACTCCATTCGTTTTATTTTAGctgcttaaaaatgtattgagtAGACTTGTGGCTGAGTAGTAAAGACACTAGTTGAATTGGTTGCA
The Labrus mixtus chromosome 12, fLabMix1.1, whole genome shotgun sequence genome window above contains:
- the gzf1 gene encoding GDNF-inducible zinc finger protein 1 produces the protein MGVKLMQLTSKSHHENILSSLHQLMLQGHLSDVTVQVDYQGDTAEFQAHKVMLAASSGYFKKILLSQDDTRDKLLLSNMHSKHFSNFLEFVYTGGVKVARDKIVDVQEAAQFLDCDDLLEVCAEAINAKAMNKPAKKKCKVVDKDDIYDAATENTTKTKNLPKSLTLKRKLPARSSEKEVVSKKLKTKKTAKDNTTQAKRLKVRLAGRRVLQRSLTAKRERSNNKQLSKEGTEEDVDWTNAEAPPETHPEKGDEEAWMGMPAVDDDDWECEEDEQFSEPEDDMLNTGDEEEKEVGKLKKPFKRTSKAQFQCDKCQRTFHYERSYLKHISTYHGVQADVIYRCETCQQTFANRSNLKIHEKHVHSTERLFACESCSKTFKRKKDVVRHQRQVHERNNSRHVCPDCGKALSSKTALLLHERTHTGAKPFQCTDCGARFTQNSALKMHRRTHTGEKPFACDECDSRFTQKHMLAYHKRSHTGEKPFMCEACGKSFASKEYLRHHSNIHTGSKPYKCEKCGRGFAQRNSLHQHLKIHTGERPYSCKECDKQFTQLNALQRHQRIHTGEKPYMCGLCKRTFTDKSTLRRHTMIHDADAPWKNYLVVLEGNVEEKKPKTPTKEKIDRSGSGEKKGNGRKNDGTATSDVADRIAAGPVKTDADSILVQTEPVTLPSDWSTRGAIALVSHGALGGITVIHTEMPPGTQIQPIMSTDSTGASVITLDGTAIPVPFSIPVSMSHSIPLCSEASSTSMSVPSLMVPVSHSKEIHTVSTSSVLEAAASQTILAPDSETKASTSEAEQLPPDIQTVVITGKEQTAASPENGQQRTEDELTAQLEGS